One region of Glycine max cultivar Williams 82 chromosome 9, Glycine_max_v4.0, whole genome shotgun sequence genomic DNA includes:
- the LOC102664336 gene encoding uncharacterized protein codes for MSLYSKFLKDMLTWKNKYIHSENIIVEGNCSVVIQRILPPKHKDPGSVTIPCAIGDVSVSKALINLMPPSMCRRLGELVIMPTRMTLQLADRSVTRPYGVIKDVLVRVKHLIFPADFVVMDIEEDTYIPLILGCPFMATASCVVDMGKKKLEMGIEEQKISFEIFDEERTLLDQNVCLEVKESEEKVLKERTKIDPG; via the coding sequence ATGTCGTTGTACTCtaagtttttaaaagatatgctcACATGGAAGAATAAGTACATTCACAGTGAAAACATCATTGTGGAAGGAAACTGCAGTGTTGTAATTCAGAGGattcttccacctaagcacaaagatcctgggagtgtgACTATTCCGTGTGCAATTGGTGATGTTTCTGTTAGCAAGGCTCTTATTAATTTGATGCCACCTTCAATGTGCCGGAGGCTTGGAGAGTTGGTGATAATGCCGACTAGGATGACTTTACAGTTAGCAGATCGCTCCGTCACCAGACCCTATGGAGTGATAAAAGATGTTTTGGTTCGAGTCAAACACCTTATCTTTCCTGctgactttgtggtaatggacaTAGAGGAAGATACATATATTCCCTTAATTTTGGGATGTCCATTTATGGCTACTGCAAGCTGTGTAGTAGACATGGGAAAGAAGAAGCTAGAAATGGGTATTGAAGAACAAAAGATTAGCTTTGAGATATTTGATGAAGAAAGGACATTGCTGGACCAGAATGTTTGTCTAGAGGTCAAGGAGAGCGAAGAGAAGGTTTTGAAGGAGAGAACCAAGATTGATCCGGGTTGA